One Manihot esculenta cultivar AM560-2 chromosome 18, M.esculenta_v8, whole genome shotgun sequence genomic window carries:
- the LOC110606474 gene encoding probable protein phosphatase 2C 12 encodes MRMSAREHQTVPLSVLLKRELANERIEKPELSHGQASQSKKGEDFTLIKTEYERVGGDGVSTYSVFGLFDGHNGSAAAIYTKENLLSNVVNAIPPDLNRDEWVAALPRALVAGFVKTDKEFQAKAQTSGTTVTLVIIEGWVITVASVGDSSCILESAEGDIYCLSADHRLECNEEERERITASGGEVGRLNTGGGAEIGPLRCWPGGLCLSRSIGDVDVGEFIVPVPYVKQVKLSTGGGRVIISSDGVWDALSTEVALDCCRGMPAEAAAAQIVKQAVRMKGLRDDTTCIVIDISQLDKPAAPVPAPKRQVRGVLKSMFRRKSSEPSPQVGNEYKDVVEELYEEGSAILSERLDTKYPLCNMFKLFKCAVCQVEMKPEEGISIHAGSTNSRMLRPWDGPFLCVSCQEKKEAMEGKRP; translated from the exons ATGAGGATGTCTGCGAGGGAGCATCAAACAGTCCCGCTTTCTGTTCTGCTAAAAAGAGAATTGGCGAACGAGAGGATTGAGAAACCTGAGCTGTCGCATGGGCAGGCTAGTCAGAGTAAGAAAGGGGAGGACTTCACGTTGATCAAGACTGAATACGAAAGGGTTGGTGGCGATGGGGTCAGCACATATTCCGTTTTCGGG TTATTTGATGGGCACAACGGGTCTGCAGCTGCAATATACACAAAAGAGAATCTTCTAAGCAATGTCGTAAATGCCATTCCTCCTGACCTTAACAGAGATGAATGGGTAGCGGCATTGCCACGAGCTTTGGTTGCGGGCTTTGTGAAAACAGATAAAGAGTTTCAAGCAAAAG CACAAACATCAGGAACAACAGTCACCTTAGTGATAATTGAAGGATGGGTCATAACAGTTGCTTCTGTCGGAGATTCCAGCTGCATTCTTGAATCTGCTGAAGGAGATATCTATTGCTTGTCAGCAGACCATAGGCTTGAATGCAATGAAGAAGA GAGGGAGCGCATTACTGCTAGTGGAGGTGAGGTGGGACGACTTAATACTGGTGGGGGTGCAGAG ATTGGTCCTTTGAGATGTTGGCCAGGTGGCTTGTGCCTTTCACGATCTATTGGAGATGTAGATGTCGGTGAATTCATTGTTCCTGTTCCTTATGTGAAGCAAGTTAAG TTATCTACTGGGGGTGGTAGGGTTATTATCTCAAGTGATGGTGTTTGGGATGCTTTATCTACTGAAGTGGCTCTTGATTGCTGTCGTGGAATGCCTGCAGAAGCTGCTGCTGCACAAATTGTCAAA CAAGCTGTGCGCATGAAGGGGCTTAGGGATGATACAACCTGCATTGTGATTGATATATCGCAACTGGATAAGCCGGCTGCTCCTGTGCCAGCACCAAAGAGACAGGTGAGGGGAGTGCTCAAGTCCATGTTTCGCAGAAAATCCTCAGAACCATCTCCTCAAGTTGGTAATGAATATAAAGATGTGGTAGAGGAATTGTATGAGGAAGGATCAGCCATTCTTTCTGAGAG GTTAGATACGAAGTATCCACTTTGCAACATGTTTAAGTTGTTTAAATGTGCAGTCTGTCAAGTAGAGATGAAACCTGAAGAGGGCATTTCAATACATGCTGGCTCAACTAATTCAAGAATGCTGCGTCCCTGGGATGGTCCCTTCCTTTGCGTAAGTTGCCAGGAGAAGAAAGAAGCCATGGAAGGAAAGAGACCATGA
- the LOC110606845 gene encoding uncharacterized protein LOC110606845, whose product MSFPTYGIVHWDGNIIRTELGYDYVGGQHNFFRMKRRLNYEDLLMKIVRSTNLSDHNQFICKIEYKKLIISDNDYKFELVKLLNNADVEMMFDYVCTLGSENIVFYVDVVRDIHRNQKDDCAGPPYTDPKTSSHCILRHNTEDQDEIIVSRNSSFCTEDLNFNGVDNIVNEVVDEVDEYADSERLSDSDINEYESGWIEDDELLSGDDNVVAQYSNPILPLVHPPPFSKIDFELMRVDPYAKAPTDMFWSPNMEFSVGMIFPNRDVVMAATKEYHLCRHHQFCSDETKRKTYSIKCKNKKHNCKWHMRASMKEESGVWKIVSYNGPHTCSNPMVEKDHPQLDNKFLCQFILPMIEEQPHIKIKSLQAEIRDKIGYEPSYSKTWKAKQFAIRKIFGGWDESYGRLRKYMNAVCHFNTGSIFVIEDDPHYINDRLDRTSRVFDRMFWAYRQSIEGFKHCRPVIFVDGIFLYGKYSGCILCATGLDGNNQIFPLAFAIVEKEDSNNWGWFMSCLRAYVIEREDLCVISDRHIGIKKSMEQDWWQPPSGHHRYLLEKWTRSHYGGKRYGSMMTNTIESVNGMLKGFRALPITAMSANGHRVTTFNRDDLVVEVRSAKSGQKQVVKLIEGTCTCGKFQEMRIPCSHAIAACMSRSVDYEQFVDSYYTLERSIKCYENMFSPLGNSDYWPADYELPLIPNKNRIRKKGRQKSSRI is encoded by the exons ATGAGTTTTCCGACTTATGGAATTGTACACTGGGATGGTAATATTATTAGAACCGAATTAGGTTACGACTACGTTGGTGGCCAGCACAATTTTTTCCGTATGAAACGAAGGTTGAATTATGAGGATCTTCTTATGAAAATAGTTCGTTCTACAAATTTGTCAGACCATAACCAATTCATATGCAAGATTGAATATAAGAAACTAATTATTAGTGATAACGATTACAAATTTGAACTAGTTAAGCTGCTGAACAATGCTGATGTAGAGATGATGTTCGATTACGTCTGTACACTAGGGTCTGAGAACATAGTTTTTTATGTCGATGTCGTTAGAGATATTCATAGAAATCAGAAAGATGATTGTGCTGGTCCCCCTTATACTGATCCAAAAACGAGTTCACACTGTATTTTGCGTCATAATACTGAAGATCAAGATGAAATTATAGTCTCTCGAAATAGTTCATTTTGTACTGAAGACTTAAACTTTAATGGTGTTGATAATATTGTTAATGAAGTTGTGGATGAAGTTGATGAATATGCTGATTCAGAGAGATTATCTGATTCTGACATTAACGAGTACGAAAGTGGTTGGATTGAGGACGACGAATTATTATCAGGTGATGATAATGTTGTTGCTCAGTATAGTAATCCTATTTTGCCACTAGTGCATCCACCGCCATTTTCAAAAATAGATTTTGAATTAATGCGTGTAGACCCTTATGCAAAGGCACCGACTGATATGTTTTGGAGTCCGAATATGGAGTTTTCTGTTGGGATGATTTTTCCAAACAGAGATGTTGTCATGGCAGCAACAAAGGAGTATCATTTGTGCAGACATCATCAGTTTTGTTCTGATGAGACAAAGAGAAAAACATATAGTATTAAATGCAAGAATAAAAAACATAACTGTAAATGGCATATGCGTGCATCAATGAAGGAGGAATCTGGGGTTTGGAAAATTGTATCGTATAATGGGCCGCATACTTGTTCAAATCCAATGGTTGAAAAAGACCATCCTCAATTGGATAATAAATTTCTATGTCAATTTATTTTGCCTATGATAGAAGAACAACCacacattaaaataaaatcacttCAGGCAGAAATTAGAGATAAAATTGGATATGAACCATCATATTCAAAGACGTGGAAGGCAAAACAATTTGCAATTAGGAAAATTTTTGGCGGATGGGATGAATCATATGGAAGGCTCCGTAAGTACATGAATGCAGTGTGCCACTTCAATACTGGTTCGATCTTCGTAATTGAAGATGATCCCCATTACATAAACGATCGTTTGGATCGTACTTCTCGTGTATTTGATcgtatgttttgggcttatcgtCAATCTATTGAAGGATTCAAGCATTGTCGACCAGTAATTTTTGTTGACGGGATATTCCTATACGGGAAATATAGTGGGTGTATATTGTGTGCAACAGGGCTTGATGGAAATAATCAGATATTTCCATTGGCTTTTGCTATTGTTGAGAAGGAGGATTCAAATAATTGGGGATGGTTCATGTCTTGTTTGAGAGCTTATGTCATAGAACGCGAAGATTTATGTGTCATTTCTGATCGTCACATTGGAATTAAGAAATCCATGGAACAAGATTGGTGGCAACCACCAAGTGGACACCATCG ATACCTTTTGGAGAAGTGGACTCGTTCCCACTATGGTGGGAAGCGATATGGATCAATGATGACTAACACCATTGAGTCTGTCAATGGAATGTTGAAAGGCTTTCGAGCTTTGCCTATTACAGCAAtg TCAGCAAATGGCCATCGTGTTACGACATTTAATCGTGATGATTTGGTTGTTGAAGTCCGAAGTGCTAAATCTGGTCAAAAACAAGTTGTTAAGCTTATAGAAGGGACCTGTACTTGCGGTAAATTTCAAGAGATGCGTATCCCATGTTCACATGCCATAGCAGCCTGCATGTCGAGGTCTGTGGATTATGAGCAATTCGTTGATAGCTACTACACTCTCGAAAGGTCAATTAAATGTTACGAAAATATGTTCAGTCCATTAGGTAATTCAGACTATTGGCCTGCAGATTATGAATTACCACTAATTCCAAACAAGAACCGAATAAGGAAAAAAGGCCGACAAAAGTCATCGAGAATTTAG